A window of the Desulforapulum autotrophicum HRM2 genome harbors these coding sequences:
- a CDS encoding YegP family protein, with amino-acid sequence MTLNSNKTGPEYIPKVPERDKSEDYEFLRKTGIEHIEQLASRLWTDYNIHDPGITTLELLCYTITDLGMRTNYPMADILAQETLGEKTDTPHFFTAREILPCNPVTENDFRKLMIDVPGVRNSWLDILENPKPEFFINCKKSRLTFKKESGFLPVNLMGLYKVVLDLEEHPELGNLNRIYFNRKVTGQVENPDPIEIKITQMPTWDYFWNKTIDPATIKSMTFGPLLPESGSNNYNTQLIIQTNSGKIHLHPLEIVTDKAQTPENILVIGSEIARSDKDAVLSIYTRMIETSYAIVKEVYETLHRHRNLCEDFHCFESIDMEEVGICMDIEIAPDADQEEILAHIFHQAANYFSPPVVFKTLMELMETGTPDEIFQGPVLDHGFIDDQDLAASRFVKTIYASDIINIVMDISGVVAVKNFLMASFYNGQSLPPSQKWVLEIKEGRTVKFSQDFSKIVFYKGQVPSHADQEVVGEHLLALKALERHNRLGKDQYNLYPPGGSHMDIEHYFSLQNDFPLCYSIGPEGLPPSAAPERKAQAKQFKAFLLFFEQLLADYLSQLAHVKDLFSMDPEIKKTYFWQPLFDITGLPTPDLPNVATLLKAFVNTLDLANNKAIDLDDPQTYKAHWDSFVQARTEAYLAAIHTPDTLRENQQTYINRKNRFLNHLLAQFCESFSEYAVVMYTTHRKQASTDLEIISDKLSFLNDYPRIGKDRGKAFNYKDPQVYYSENISGMERRISRLLGINDLKRKYLSHCAMEHFEIYMEENQILPEGFRWRLKDNDGKILLSASVSYPNKEKALGEILAVSRFGKEKKYYAKKQDLNGDYFFNVVDNTGQVIGRRIQFFKTKAEMDTAVDETWTFVHTLQPDCEGFHLVEHILLRPLPQESTDDAFLGICVNESCNDCSGAMDPYSFRATAIVPYWPERFQHMDFRNFFETTIRMEAPANVHVKVCWVDEEDMAFFESKYFPWLRQMAQFNPSPMELIQARNELINAMNALRSVYPESRLYDCASRKDRLPVLLDHSVLGST; translated from the coding sequence ATGACCCTGAATTCAAACAAGACCGGCCCAGAATATATCCCCAAGGTCCCGGAACGGGATAAAAGTGAAGATTACGAATTTCTGCGAAAAACAGGCATTGAACATATTGAACAGCTGGCCAGCAGACTCTGGACCGATTATAACATCCACGATCCCGGCATCACCACCCTGGAACTGCTGTGCTACACCATTACCGATTTGGGGATGCGCACCAACTATCCCATGGCAGATATCCTGGCCCAGGAAACCCTGGGAGAAAAAACCGATACCCCCCATTTTTTTACGGCCCGGGAAATTCTACCCTGCAACCCGGTTACGGAAAATGACTTCCGGAAACTGATGATAGACGTTCCAGGGGTTCGAAACAGCTGGCTGGACATTTTGGAAAATCCCAAACCCGAATTTTTTATCAACTGCAAAAAGAGCAGGCTCACCTTTAAAAAAGAATCCGGGTTCCTGCCCGTCAACCTTATGGGTCTCTACAAGGTGGTTCTGGATCTGGAAGAGCACCCTGAACTGGGAAATTTAAACCGGATTTATTTCAACCGCAAAGTCACCGGCCAGGTTGAGAACCCAGACCCCATAGAGATCAAGATAACTCAGATGCCTACCTGGGACTATTTCTGGAACAAGACCATTGACCCGGCCACCATCAAGAGCATGACCTTTGGTCCACTTTTGCCCGAATCCGGTTCAAACAACTACAACACCCAGCTGATCATCCAAACCAACTCCGGGAAAATCCATCTCCACCCCCTGGAGATTGTTACTGACAAGGCCCAGACCCCAGAAAACATCCTGGTCATTGGGTCCGAAATTGCCCGCTCGGACAAGGATGCTGTTTTATCCATCTACACCCGAATGATCGAAACCAGTTACGCCATCGTAAAAGAAGTGTATGAAACCCTCCATCGGCACCGGAACCTCTGCGAAGACTTCCATTGTTTTGAAAGTATCGACATGGAAGAGGTGGGGATCTGCATGGATATTGAAATCGCTCCGGATGCAGACCAGGAGGAAATACTGGCTCATATTTTTCATCAGGCCGCCAATTATTTCTCTCCTCCTGTGGTATTTAAAACCCTTATGGAGCTGATGGAAACCGGCACCCCGGATGAAATTTTCCAGGGCCCGGTGCTGGATCACGGGTTTATCGATGATCAGGATCTTGCCGCTTCACGATTTGTTAAAACCATCTATGCATCGGACATTATCAACATTGTCATGGATATTTCCGGGGTGGTGGCCGTTAAGAATTTTCTTATGGCAAGCTTTTACAACGGCCAGTCCTTACCCCCCAGCCAGAAATGGGTACTTGAAATCAAAGAGGGCCGGACCGTAAAATTCAGCCAGGACTTTTCCAAAATTGTTTTTTACAAGGGACAGGTCCCCTCCCATGCGGATCAGGAGGTCGTTGGGGAACACCTCCTGGCATTAAAAGCCCTGGAGCGCCATAACAGACTGGGCAAAGATCAGTACAATCTATATCCACCCGGTGGCAGTCACATGGATATTGAACATTATTTCTCCCTGCAGAATGATTTCCCCCTCTGCTACAGCATCGGACCTGAAGGACTCCCCCCCTCGGCCGCCCCCGAAAGAAAAGCCCAGGCTAAACAGTTCAAGGCATTTCTCCTTTTCTTTGAACAACTTCTGGCCGATTATCTGTCCCAGCTGGCCCATGTGAAAGACCTGTTCTCCATGGACCCGGAAATTAAAAAGACCTACTTCTGGCAGCCCCTGTTTGACATTACAGGTCTTCCGACCCCCGACCTTCCCAACGTCGCAACGCTCCTGAAGGCATTTGTCAACACCCTGGATCTGGCAAACAACAAGGCTATAGATCTGGACGATCCACAAACCTACAAGGCCCACTGGGATTCGTTTGTTCAGGCCAGAACAGAGGCGTACCTGGCAGCCATCCACACCCCGGACACGCTTCGGGAAAACCAACAGACCTATATCAATAGAAAGAACCGGTTTTTGAACCATCTGCTGGCTCAATTTTGCGAATCCTTTTCCGAATACGCCGTGGTCATGTACACAACCCACCGGAAACAGGCATCCACGGATCTTGAGATCATCTCTGACAAACTCTCTTTTTTAAACGATTACCCCCGGATCGGCAAAGACCGCGGCAAAGCCTTCAACTACAAAGATCCCCAGGTTTATTATTCCGAAAATATCAGCGGCATGGAAAGACGCATTTCAAGACTTCTGGGGATCAACGATTTAAAAAGAAAGTATCTGTCCCATTGCGCCATGGAACATTTTGAAATCTACATGGAAGAGAACCAGATACTCCCGGAAGGCTTCAGATGGCGCCTGAAGGACAATGATGGCAAGATTCTCCTCAGCGCCTCGGTGTCGTATCCAAACAAAGAAAAAGCCCTTGGGGAAATTCTGGCCGTTTCCCGGTTCGGAAAGGAAAAAAAGTATTACGCAAAAAAACAGGACCTGAACGGAGATTATTTCTTCAATGTTGTGGACAACACCGGCCAGGTGATCGGAAGGCGGATTCAATTTTTTAAAACCAAAGCCGAAATGGACACAGCCGTTGACGAGACATGGACATTCGTCCATACCCTTCAACCCGATTGTGAGGGGTTTCACCTGGTGGAACATATCCTGTTACGCCCCTTGCCCCAGGAAAGCACGGACGATGCATTTCTGGGCATCTGCGTAAACGAATCCTGCAACGACTGCTCCGGTGCCATGGACCCATACTCGTTCAGGGCCACAGCCATCGTCCCCTACTGGCCGGAACGGTTTCAACATATGGATTTTCGCAACTTTTTTGAAACAACCATCCGCATGGAAGCTCCGGCCAACGTGCATGTAAAGGTCTGCTGGGTGGACGAGGAGGACATGGCCTTTTTTGAATCTAAATATTTTCCGTGGCTCAGGCAAATGGCCCAGTTTAATCCCTCCCCCATGGAATTGATCCAGGCCCGGAACGAACTGATAAACGCCATGAACGCCCTCAGGAGCGTATATCCTGAATCCAGGCTATACGATTGCGCGTCCCGGAAGGACCGGTTGCCTGTTTTGCTTGACCATTCTGTTTTAGGATCAACTTGA
- a CDS encoding baseplate J/gp47 family protein, with translation MKRACKNKHPLIRDGSAQKARLPEALDPENQAFPKIDDRTMADLLAFAHDYAETIQYFNMGNEPAGDWKSFFDSDISFVIARISLKELAPLKTLADRAMGILSTGGSMHQAQVKEAVQTLFDLIFTMAANVDEWYQKSVPGLKFEQELHRIIRAQLKQALTLAVGYFKCADVKNYLSGHPLDTTLVVLEDSRTVLLRPFDPIWYSEKSFKNLVDAIEKDCTIFQDTPSAANGLGLIFETFYNAQAQLIHLAPSFLEETMEKYSSHEPHTALFLTFIKLFEYARTHLNTITQRRLDYFYKQILGFKEKPATPDRVHLLFELARQVNSHTVKAGTLVKAGKDASDKAVIYKIDQELSVNRAKVTSLKTVFIDRDDNHRIYMAAMANSQDGQGAAFESDEPKWKTLGQSQKNLPAPAQTMARADMGFAVAAPVLLLNEGSRDIYITIETKTDLPSNIPVGDKAIKALTIQLSGVKEWIQTIPANVTKEAARELKIKISLDPSDPPVVAYDDKTLGNGFSTPFPVLKVLLKNQNNPNYLYGALKDLLIHRLHLEVHVTGVSNLILQNDDGLNAKFPLGNRPAIGSTFYVGNREVFQKRITFLNLHYQWKDVPASDLGAYYANYFDKASGARVQDLSNTSFKGQYSILLGRTWELLGPQKNLFNDKNASDKTEISFSASDFNSIQNYTPAHTNKDLVRYQSGTERGFIKLQLEQPSMAFGHQAFRDLYTKRIIAYASSPGDANEEKIPNEPYTPLLNSLSLDYHAQETIDCSVKPGIEDPMLVHIHPFGHSTVYDLPDTPSYLLGRFTYGNNNPKETKGELYIGISGLVPRQHLSLLFQMAEGSADPELSKEEVNWSYLSNNQWQEFSSKEILRDATNGLRTSGIILFDVPKAATSDNTRLPPGYHWICVSVQDNTAAVCDTIDIAAQAVEATFEDQENHPSFLATPLATDTISKLKIKQSAIKKVKQPYASLGGKVQEQHREFYTRASERLRHKNRGITAWDYERLVLEHFPGIYKVRCIPHSTYHYTDAQKEIEIPASEFAPGHVALIVIPNLNNQNAVNPLEPRVSLDELDKIKAFLKKMISPFAAQRLTVINPLYEQVQACFGVKFSAMADPGVYKVQLNQAIKQFLSPWAYGSKGNLAFGGKIHRSVILDFVEERSYVDHVVDFKINQIIDSQNQKTDLEQAMPSTARSIIVSHTDHEILPVTI, from the coding sequence ATGAAACGAGCATGTAAAAACAAACATCCCCTGATCCGGGACGGGTCGGCACAAAAGGCCCGACTTCCAGAGGCTTTGGATCCTGAAAACCAGGCCTTTCCCAAAATCGATGACCGGACCATGGCCGATCTCCTGGCCTTTGCCCATGACTATGCCGAAACCATTCAGTACTTTAACATGGGCAACGAGCCGGCCGGTGACTGGAAAAGCTTTTTTGATTCAGACATCTCCTTTGTCATTGCACGGATTTCCCTGAAAGAGCTTGCGCCGTTAAAAACCCTGGCGGACAGGGCCATGGGTATCCTCTCGACGGGTGGATCAATGCACCAGGCCCAGGTTAAGGAGGCGGTTCAAACCCTGTTTGATCTTATATTCACCATGGCAGCCAATGTTGACGAATGGTACCAAAAGAGTGTTCCCGGGCTGAAATTTGAACAAGAACTCCACAGAATCATCAGGGCCCAACTCAAACAGGCCCTGACCCTGGCTGTGGGGTATTTCAAATGCGCAGACGTCAAAAACTATTTGTCCGGCCACCCTCTTGACACAACATTGGTTGTACTGGAGGATTCCCGGACGGTCCTGTTAAGACCCTTTGATCCCATCTGGTATTCTGAAAAATCTTTTAAAAATCTGGTGGATGCCATTGAGAAGGACTGCACCATCTTCCAGGATACGCCATCCGCAGCTAACGGCCTCGGTTTGATTTTTGAAACCTTTTACAATGCCCAAGCCCAGCTCATCCATCTCGCACCCTCGTTTTTAGAAGAAACAATGGAAAAATATTCTTCCCACGAGCCCCACACTGCTCTTTTTTTAACCTTTATAAAGCTATTCGAATACGCCCGCACCCACCTGAACACCATCACCCAGCGACGCCTGGACTATTTTTATAAACAAATTTTAGGTTTTAAGGAAAAACCCGCAACCCCTGACCGGGTTCATCTACTTTTTGAACTTGCCCGTCAGGTCAATTCCCACACGGTAAAGGCAGGGACCCTTGTTAAAGCCGGAAAGGATGCCTCAGACAAGGCAGTTATTTATAAAATTGATCAGGAACTTTCGGTGAACAGGGCCAAGGTGACATCGTTAAAAACGGTTTTTATCGACAGGGATGACAACCATAGGATTTACATGGCCGCCATGGCCAATTCCCAGGACGGACAGGGTGCAGCATTTGAATCCGACGAACCCAAGTGGAAAACCCTTGGCCAGAGCCAGAAGAATCTGCCCGCCCCGGCCCAGACCATGGCCCGGGCAGACATGGGGTTTGCCGTGGCAGCCCCGGTTCTTTTATTAAACGAAGGGTCAAGGGATATTTACATCACCATTGAAACCAAGACCGACCTGCCATCGAATATTCCAGTGGGCGACAAGGCAATCAAGGCCCTGACCATCCAGTTGAGCGGGGTCAAGGAATGGATTCAAACCATACCGGCCAATGTGACAAAGGAAGCCGCGAGAGAACTAAAAATAAAAATATCCTTAGACCCCTCGGACCCGCCAGTGGTTGCCTACGACGACAAAACTCTTGGCAATGGCTTTTCCACCCCATTTCCCGTGCTCAAAGTTTTACTTAAAAACCAGAACAACCCCAATTATTTATACGGTGCATTAAAGGATCTGCTAATCCATAGGCTCCACCTGGAAGTGCATGTGACAGGGGTATCCAATCTGATTCTTCAAAACGACGATGGGCTTAACGCAAAATTTCCCCTGGGAAACCGCCCGGCCATTGGCTCTACTTTTTATGTGGGAAACAGGGAGGTCTTTCAAAAGAGGATCACCTTTTTAAATCTCCATTACCAATGGAAGGACGTTCCCGCTTCAGATCTTGGGGCCTACTATGCAAACTATTTTGACAAGGCTTCAGGGGCACGGGTTCAGGATCTTTCCAATACCAGTTTCAAGGGACAATACAGCATTCTTCTGGGACGAACCTGGGAACTCCTGGGGCCTCAAAAAAATTTATTTAACGACAAGAATGCTTCAGACAAAACTGAAATCAGTTTCAGCGCTTCTGATTTTAACAGCATTCAAAATTATACCCCCGCCCATACAAACAAGGATCTTGTCCGTTACCAGTCGGGAACGGAACGCGGATTTATTAAATTACAGTTGGAACAACCATCCATGGCTTTCGGCCACCAGGCTTTTCGGGATCTTTACACCAAACGCATTATTGCCTATGCCTCTTCACCCGGGGATGCCAATGAAGAAAAAATCCCCAACGAGCCCTATACCCCTCTGCTGAACTCCCTCTCCCTTGATTATCACGCACAAGAGACCATTGATTGCAGTGTCAAACCAGGGATCGAAGATCCGATGTTGGTTCATATTCACCCCTTTGGCCACAGCACGGTGTATGATCTTCCGGACACACCCTCTTATCTATTGGGCAGATTCACCTATGGTAATAATAATCCCAAGGAAACTAAAGGAGAGCTTTATATCGGCATTAGCGGCCTTGTACCCCGCCAACACCTCAGCCTTCTGTTTCAAATGGCCGAGGGAAGCGCCGACCCGGAACTGTCCAAGGAAGAGGTGAACTGGTCCTATCTTTCCAATAACCAGTGGCAGGAATTTTCATCCAAAGAGATTCTCAGGGATGCCACCAACGGCCTGCGGACCTCGGGTATCATCCTCTTTGATGTGCCCAAGGCTGCAACCAGCGACAATACCCGCCTACCCCCGGGATACCATTGGATCTGCGTCTCAGTCCAGGATAACACCGCCGCAGTCTGTGACACCATAGACATTGCAGCCCAGGCCGTGGAGGCGACCTTCGAGGACCAGGAAAACCATCCCTCGTTTCTGGCAACCCCCCTGGCCACCGACACCATATCCAAACTGAAGATCAAACAGTCAGCCATCAAAAAGGTCAAACAACCCTATGCATCCCTGGGCGGCAAGGTCCAAGAACAACACCGGGAGTTTTACACCCGGGCGAGCGAACGGCTGCGGCATAAAAACCGCGGCATCACGGCCTGGGACTATGAACGTTTGGTATTGGAACATTTTCCCGGCATTTACAAGGTCAGGTGTATCCCCCACAGCACCTACCATTACACCGATGCCCAAAAAGAGATTGAGATCCCTGCGTCGGAATTTGCTCCCGGCCATGTAGCCTTGATCGTGATCCCCAACCTGAACAACCAAAATGCAGTCAATCCCCTGGAACCGAGGGTCAGCCTGGACGAACTGGACAAAATCAAAGCTTTTTTAAAAAAAATGATCTCGCCCTTTGCCGCCCAGCGACTCACCGTCATCAACCCCCTCTACGAGCAGGTGCAGGCTTGCTTCGGGGTTAAATTTTCCGCAATGGCAGATCCGGGCGTTTACAAAGTACAGCTGAACCAGGCAATCAAACAATTTCTCTCGCCATGGGCCTATGGCAGCAAGGGAAATCTGGCATTTGGTGGAAAGATCCACCGATCGGTCATTTTAGACTTTGTGGAGGAACGTTCCTATGTGGACCATGTGGTTGATTTTAAAATAAATCAGATCATCGACTCTCAAAACCAGAAAACTGACCTGGAGCAGGCCATGCCCAGCACGGCCAGATCCATTATCGTGTCCCACACGGACCATGAAATTTTACCGGTGACAATATGA
- a CDS encoding GPW/gp25 family protein, with amino-acid sequence MNTSDSFLGTGWGFPPTFIKGKNTVETTVNQADIQSSLEILLSTGRGERFLQPNYGCDLRKLLFEPLDTSLKAYMKDLIKTAILYHEPRIKLDEIQLMDDPVQGLIEISLAYTIRSTNSRYNFVYPFYLNEGTNLSP; translated from the coding sequence ATGAACACATCGGATTCATTTTTGGGGACAGGGTGGGGATTCCCACCCACCTTTATCAAGGGAAAAAACACCGTGGAAACCACCGTAAATCAGGCCGATATCCAGAGCAGCCTTGAAATCCTTCTTTCCACAGGCAGGGGAGAACGCTTTCTGCAACCCAACTACGGCTGCGATTTACGAAAACTGCTTTTCGAACCCCTGGACACCTCCCTTAAGGCATATATGAAGGACCTGATAAAAACTGCGATCCTCTACCATGAACCCAGAATTAAACTGGATGAAATCCAGCTTATGGACGATCCGGTGCAGGGGCTGATCGAAATTTCTTTGGCATACACCATCAGGAGTACTAATTCCAGGTACAACTTTGTGTATCCATTTTACCTGAATGAAGGGACCAATCTTTCCCCATGA
- a CDS encoding PAAR domain-containing protein gives MPSAVRVGDTTTHGGTVIGPGEATVLIGGMPAAVLLDNHVCSLPPNVHQPTVSPFPSGSATVMIGGKPAIRQTDTCLCGAMAAVGEPTVQMG, from the coding sequence ATGCCATCCGCAGTCAGAGTAGGAGACACGACCACCCACGGCGGAACCGTTATAGGTCCTGGAGAAGCAACAGTCCTGATTGGTGGAATGCCCGCGGCCGTGCTTCTTGACAATCATGTGTGCTCACTGCCTCCCAATGTGCATCAGCCCACAGTCAGCCCGTTTCCATCGGGAAGCGCCACGGTGATGATCGGAGGAAAACCTGCCATACGCCAGACAGATACCTGCCTGTGCGGGGCCATGGCAGCCGTGGGGGAACCAACGGTGCAAATGGGTTAG
- the vgrG gene encoding type VI secretion system tip protein VgrG — protein sequence MTDKRIIPTPAPSDLSTIKILTNGQEITGEYHVVSVVVTKEINRIPHARLVLLDGDAASEDFAISNAEAFEPGKEIEILAGYHSDEETIFKGIVTRHAIKARHKKSSVLEIECRDLASKMAITRKNGYYTDVTDAEIIVEIIEEFGLEADVEETETQHKEMVKFNAMDWDFVLARARANGLLVITDDGKISVKAPDAEQEPILNLVYGSTLMAFEAEMDARSQFSQINTQAWDYAGQEMIEEKSDPPSLPDQGNLDADALAKVMAISTFPMRHGGKRTDAELKTLADACLLQSRLSKIIGRLKCQGFAGVKPGHLVSLNGVGDRFNGTAFITAVRQVVHTDNWETDLQFGLSPEWFTPRRDIAEPPAAGLVPGVNGLQIGVVTQLSEDPDGEDRVMVRMPMVDPEAEGIWCRVASLDAGENRGAFFRPEINDEVVLGFINDDPRDPVILGMLNSSAKPAPITASDDNHEKGFVTREGLKFIFNDEKRSITCETPNGNMMVLSDDEGTIVMADETGNKIKMSADGILMESAVDITIKATGDINLQGLNLKLAADAEFKAEGAAGAEVSTGAVAILKGSLVKIN from the coding sequence ATGACCGACAAAAGAATCATACCCACACCGGCACCGTCGGATCTTTCCACCATCAAGATCCTCACCAACGGTCAGGAAATCACGGGGGAATACCATGTGGTTTCAGTGGTGGTTACCAAGGAAATCAACCGAATTCCCCACGCACGACTGGTCCTTCTTGATGGCGATGCAGCCAGTGAAGATTTTGCCATAAGCAACGCCGAGGCATTTGAACCGGGAAAAGAAATAGAGATTCTGGCCGGCTACCACTCGGACGAAGAGACCATTTTCAAGGGAATTGTCACCCGGCACGCCATCAAAGCGCGTCACAAAAAATCATCGGTTCTGGAAATCGAATGCCGGGACCTTGCCTCCAAAATGGCCATAACCAGGAAAAACGGCTATTACACCGACGTCACAGACGCTGAAATTATAGTGGAAATTATCGAAGAATTCGGCCTTGAAGCCGATGTGGAGGAAACCGAGACCCAGCACAAGGAAATGGTCAAGTTCAACGCCATGGATTGGGATTTTGTTCTTGCCCGGGCCCGGGCCAATGGTCTCCTGGTGATAACCGATGATGGCAAGATCAGTGTGAAAGCTCCGGATGCCGAACAGGAGCCCATTCTGAATCTGGTTTACGGATCAACCCTGATGGCGTTTGAAGCGGAAATGGATGCCAGGAGTCAGTTTTCCCAAATAAATACCCAGGCATGGGATTACGCGGGCCAGGAGATGATTGAAGAGAAGAGTGATCCCCCTTCCCTGCCGGACCAGGGAAATCTGGATGCAGACGCCCTTGCCAAAGTGATGGCCATTTCAACCTTTCCCATGCGCCATGGGGGAAAAAGGACCGATGCTGAACTCAAAACCCTGGCCGATGCCTGCCTTCTTCAAAGCAGGCTTTCAAAAATCATCGGACGGCTAAAGTGTCAGGGATTTGCGGGGGTCAAACCCGGTCATCTGGTCAGCCTGAACGGCGTGGGAGACCGTTTCAACGGCACCGCATTTATCACCGCCGTAAGGCAGGTGGTCCACACCGATAATTGGGAGACGGACTTGCAATTCGGACTTTCTCCTGAATGGTTTACCCCCCGGAGGGATATTGCTGAGCCGCCGGCGGCAGGCCTGGTGCCGGGGGTCAATGGGCTTCAAATCGGGGTGGTCACACAGTTGTCAGAAGACCCGGACGGTGAGGACCGGGTAATGGTCCGCATGCCCATGGTTGACCCCGAGGCCGAGGGCATCTGGTGTCGCGTGGCAAGCCTGGACGCAGGGGAAAACAGAGGGGCCTTTTTCAGGCCCGAAATCAATGACGAGGTGGTGTTGGGATTTATCAATGACGACCCCCGGGATCCAGTGATTCTGGGGATGCTCAACAGCAGCGCAAAACCCGCTCCCATAACCGCCTCCGATGACAACCATGAAAAGGGGTTTGTTACCCGCGAAGGGCTGAAATTCATCTTTAACGATGAGAAAAGAAGCATCACCTGTGAAACACCCAACGGAAACATGATGGTGCTCAGCGACGACGAGGGCACTATTGTCATGGCAGATGAAACCGGCAACAAAATCAAAATGAGTGCCGACGGCATACTTATGGAGAGTGCCGTGGATATCACCATCAAGGCCACCGGGGATATCAACCTGCAAGGCCTTAATTTAAAACTGGCCGCGGACGCAGAATTCAAGGCCGAAGGTGCCGCCGGTGCCGAAGTCAGCACAGGAGCAGTGGCCATTTTAAAGGGGTCTTTGGTAAAAATCAATTAA
- a CDS encoding CIS tube protein, with protein MEGELKKLKIEAYASIDYGESDKIGEFQVMFNPSTYSRKYEIKYDSASGKGTTGSNQKFELIPPQEYSFDFLFDGTGASAGLQDVTETIERFLELAAKINSDTHRPNYLKISWGSLISECILKSAEISYTLFKPDGYPLRAKLKAIFAENVDDQKRAAEEGKNSPDLTHYRQVKKGDTLPLMAYRIYGNPAYYLEVAKANHLTNFRRLKVGDTLRFPPINQRAGL; from the coding sequence ATGGAAGGTGAACTGAAAAAATTAAAAATCGAAGCCTACGCAAGTATTGATTACGGAGAATCTGACAAGATCGGGGAATTCCAGGTGATGTTTAATCCATCCACCTACTCGAGAAAGTATGAAATAAAGTATGACTCAGCCTCGGGCAAGGGAACCACAGGCAGCAACCAGAAGTTTGAGTTGATCCCCCCCCAGGAATACAGCTTTGATTTCCTGTTCGATGGCACAGGAGCCTCCGCCGGACTTCAGGACGTCACCGAAACCATTGAAAGGTTTCTGGAGCTGGCAGCCAAAATAAACAGCGACACCCACCGGCCCAACTATCTTAAAATCTCCTGGGGAAGCCTGATCTCCGAATGCATCCTCAAATCCGCCGAAATCAGCTACACCCTTTTTAAGCCGGATGGATATCCCCTCCGGGCCAAGTTAAAGGCCATATTTGCCGAAAATGTGGACGATCAAAAACGGGCGGCAGAAGAGGGAAAAAACTCTCCGGACCTGACCCACTACCGGCAGGTCAAAAAGGGAGATACCCTTCCCCTCATGGCCTATCGCATCTATGGAAACCCCGCCTATTATCTGGAAGTGGCCAAGGCGAATCACCTGACAAACTTTAGAAGACTAAAGGTAGGGGACACCCTGCGGTTTCCCCCCATTAACCAACGGGCAGGTTTATGA
- a CDS encoding DUF5908 family protein, giving the protein MPLEIRELFIKATIRETTKTDRSPQVSDVLDKQEVIADCVEEVMRILREEKER; this is encoded by the coding sequence ATGCCTTTAGAGATCAGAGAGCTTTTCATTAAAGCCACCATACGTGAAACCACCAAGACGGATCGATCCCCACAGGTCAGTGATGTCCTTGACAAACAGGAGGTGATCGCCGATTGTGTGGAGGAGGTCATGCGGATTTTAAGGGAAGAAAAAGAACGGTAA
- a CDS encoding phage tail protein has translation MATDYPPVGFHFNVAFGFLPGDSKDARFQEVGGLTSELGIEEVVEGGENRFSHRLPTRGKFGNLILKRGLLSDSQLISWCKNAIENFLFAPATVNVTLQNENHEPLADTYSFVKAWPVKWSVSDFKASDNAIVVETLELAYTYFTRIKR, from the coding sequence ATGGCAACCGACTACCCACCCGTGGGATTTCATTTTAATGTGGCGTTCGGGTTTCTTCCTGGGGACAGTAAGGATGCCCGGTTTCAGGAAGTCGGTGGCCTCACCTCCGAGCTGGGCATTGAAGAGGTTGTGGAGGGTGGAGAGAACAGATTCTCCCACCGCCTCCCTACCCGGGGAAAATTTGGAAACCTGATACTGAAACGAGGGTTGCTGTCCGACTCTCAACTGATCAGCTGGTGCAAAAACGCCATTGAAAATTTTTTATTTGCACCGGCCACGGTCAACGTGACCTTACAGAATGAAAATCACGAACCCCTGGCAGACACCTACAGTTTTGTGAAAGCCTGGCCGGTCAAGTGGTCCGTGTCCGATTTCAAGGCCTCGGATAACGCCATCGTGGTGGAGACCCTGGAGCTGGCCTACACGTACTTTACACGAATCAAACGCTAA